Proteins encoded together in one Telopea speciosissima isolate NSW1024214 ecotype Mountain lineage chromosome 6, Tspe_v1, whole genome shotgun sequence window:
- the LOC122663932 gene encoding uncharacterized protein LOC122663932, with the protein MATGWVKSLQCKSRAFEDVYHPNPKHLNHLLVSSSCRKSVQNLKDVIDTSKKKPRKSNPPSPTPPRRSSKNSGQSKVEAGSNATNRVRRSVSARTARTPESFFPTLTELAEGHPSRNVVEIIFHTSWSPKVFLGRIEMMFKVQHLPKTVARFEEYREMMKSRAGAGGGGSGSSREDDARCVADGNEVMRFHCLGPATGMIYDAGGMCTFSGKDATIRTFSGSGVAHENAGGGKGRRAMLVCRVIAGRVCKQLELDSFLESRVGFDSVNGDNGELLVYDSRAVLPCFLIIYKL; encoded by the coding sequence ATGGCGACTGGTTGGGTCAAATCGTTACAATGTAAATCAAGAGCTTTCGAAGATGTTTACCATCCAAACCCTAAGCACCTCAACCACTTGCTTGTCTCTTCGAGTTGCAGAAAAAGCGTTCAGAATCTTAAGGATGTGATCGACACCAGCAAGAAGAAGCCCAGGAAATCAAACCCACCATCGCCCACTCCACCCAGACGGAGTTCCAAAAACTCAGGACAGAGTAAAGTCGAGGCCGGTTCGAATGCAACGAACCGGGTTCGACGCAGTGTCTCTGCACGTACTGCCCGAACGCCGGAATCTTTTTTTCCGACGTTGACCGAGCTGGCGGAGGGACACCCATCTCGCAACGTTGTGGAGATAATCTTCCACACAAGCTGGTCCCCTAAGGTGTTCTTGGGTCGGATCGAGATGATGTTCAAGGTTCAACACCTGCCCAAGACGGTGGCCCGGTTCGAAGAGTATCGGGAGATGATGAAGTCTCGTGCTGGTGCTGGTGGCGGAGGAAGCGGTAGCAGTAGGGAGGATGATGCAAGGTGCGTCGCGGATGGAAACGAAGTGATGAGGTTTCACTGTCTGGGCCCCGCCACTGGAATGATCTATGATGCTGGTGGTATGTGTACGTTTTCCGGCAAAGATGCAACGATACGTACGTTTTCCGGTAGTGGAGTGGCTCACGAGAACGCCGGTGGGGGTAAAGGACGGAGAGCTATGTTGGTGTGCCGCGTCATTGCAGGTAGAGTGTGTAAGCAGCTTGAGTTGGACTCGTTTTTAGAAAGCCGAGTTGGGTTTGACTCGGTAAATGGGGACAATGGTGAGCTCCTTGTATATGATTCACGGGCAGTATTGCCTTGTTTCCTTATCATCtataaactataa
- the LOC122664796 gene encoding probable lipid phosphate phosphatase beta, protein MRERKEPEPPKETSVTTVEPSKKTTTSILRRLIELDTAWSLHIHTICQPFPRSVLKTLEISGDGRFWFPIPVALFFSPVASKSNQLGSILIGLFIGFLLDLALVGLIKYLIRRPRPVYNKGMHLTVSVDHWSFPSGHSSRVSFIAAFLYFSAASIGEALVQLTASGDEFVSRWIDSESKTIQLFILAVCLWSAATSVSRILLGRHFVFDVTAGACLGVLEALIVIKLFKF, encoded by the coding sequence atgagagaaagaaaagaaccaGAGCCACCCAAGGAGACCTCCGTCACCACTGTAGAGCCATCCAAGAAAACCACCACCTCCATCCTCCGCCGTCTGATAGAGCTAGACACGGCGTGGTCCCTCCACATCCACACAATATGCCAGCCCTTCCCCCGTTCCgtcctcaaaaccctagaaatctcCGGCGATGGCCGCTTCTGGTTTCCCATTCCAGTggccctcttcttctctcctgtGGCCTCTAAATCCAATCAACTTGGCTCCATCCTTATCGGTCTCTTCATTGGATTTCTCCTCGACCTTGCCTTGGTTGGCCTGATCAAGTATCTTATCCGTCGACCTCGCCCCGTCTACAACAAGGGAATGCATTTGACGGTCTCCGTTGATCACTGGTCTTTCCCCAGTGGCCATTCTTCTAGGGTTTCCTTCATCGCCGCCTTCTTGTACTTCTCCGCGGCTTCCATCGGTGAGGCACTGGTTCAGCTAACAGCTTCTGGCGACGAATTCGTTAGTCGGTGGATCGATTCTGAAAGTAAGACCATTCAACTCTTCATCTTGGCTGTGTGTTTGTGGTCTGCTGCTACATCGGTATCTAGGATTTTGCTTGGCCGGCATTTTGTTTTTGATGTCACTGCCGGCGCTTGTTTGGGCGTTCTTGAAGCTTTAATAGTGATTAAATTGTTCAAGTTTTAG